Part of the Coprothermobacter sp. genome, CGACGGTTTCTACACGAAGGGATGGTGGTCCCGCCTCTTCACGATGGTCGGGGGCATGCTTGGCAACCTGGTCCTGGCGTTCCTCATTTTCACCATCGTGTTCTCGACGCTTGGAGACCCGCGCGCATCCACCAAGGTGGGCACGGTGACGCCATCTTCTCTCGCAGAAACGGCAGGCCTCAAGGCAGGTGACAACATTCTCGCCATCGACGGCGTGCTCATGAGTGATTTTGACCAGATCTCGGCTGCCGTCCGAGCCAGCGAGAATCGGCAGATAGACATCCGTGTCGATCGGGGTGGATCGCAGGTCGATATCCTCGTGACGCCCGCCCTGGATGCGAAACTCGGCTACGTCGCGATTGGCTATGGACCCGGGTTCGTTCGCTACAACCCGTTCAAGGCTGTCTGGCGCGCACTGACGTTCACGGGAGAATACATTGTTACCTTCATCAAGGCGCTTCCACTGCTGTTTACGAAGAGAGGTGTCCAGTCTCTGACCGGCCCTATCGGGATAGCCCGCATGACGGGTGAAGCTGCCATGGGCGGATTCATGTGGCTGCTGTGGGTGACCGGCATCATCTCGGTGGCCATCGGGCTGACCCAGCTTCTGCCCATTCCTGCGTTGGACGGCGGCTGGGTCCTGTTCCTGCTGGCCGAAGCCGTCACGCGCCGCCGGATCTCCCCGGAACGCCAGGGGACCATCCAAAGCATCGGCCTGTTCGTGCTTCTCGGCATCATGGTCCTGATCTCCATCAAGGACGTGGCGGGAATCTTCATACGGTAGCGATGGAACGTCGCGCGTCGCGTGTCGTCAAGGCAGGGTCCGTGATCATGGGTGGCGACCATCCCGTCGTCGTGCAGACGATGACCAAGACGGATACCCATGACGTCGCGTCGACCGTCCGTCAGATCCATGAGCTGGAACTTCGTGGGTGCGAACTCGTTCGCCTCGCAGTGAAGGATATGGAAGCGGCCCGGGCCCTGCGGGCCATCAAGAGAGAGGTGTCCATACCGCTGGTTGCCGATATCCACTTCGACCCACGCCTTGCGCTGGCGTCCATCGAAGCCGGTGTCGACAAGATCCGCCTGAACCCTTCCAACATCAAGGACTGGGCGATGGTGCGTGAGGTCGCCAGGACCGCGAAGTCGGCGTCTGTCCCGATCCGTGTCGGCGCAAATCTTGGGTCGATGGACCTTGAGCTCACGCGTTCAGAGAGAGCCCATGCCCTCGCTGAAGAAGCGCTGCGAGAAGCGCGACTTCTAGAGGAAGCGGACTTCCATGACATCGTGGTGTCTGTGAAGAGCAGCGATGTCCGCGAGATGGTGGAAGCCGTGCGCATTGTTGCAGGCTGCAGCGACTACCCTCTTCATCTTGGGGTCACGGAGGCAGGACCGCTGAGACAGTCGCTTGTCAAGAGCAGCGCCGGGATCGGTTCCTTGCTCCTCGACGGCATCGGCGATACGATTCGGTACTCCATCAGCGGCGACCCGGGTCTGGAGGTCGACGCGGCATGGATGCTACTTGCGGGACTGGACTTGCGAAGACGTGGCGCACAGATTGTGTCGTGCCCGACATGCGGCCGTTGTGAAGTCCCCGACATCCTGTCCCTTGTGGCTCAGCTCGAGGAACGGCTGAGTGAGATCGTAAAGCCGGTGACCGTTGCACTTATGGGTTGTGTCGTCAACGGTGTCGGCGAGGGAAAGGCGGCCGATGTCGGCATTGCCTGCGGCCATGATCAGGGCGTCCTGTTTGTGCGCGGCGAATCCGTTCGCAATGTCGCGCCTTCTGATTTCATCGATACACTCATCGCCGAAGCCAACAAGCTGTAATTCGTTCCACACTCCTTCCCTGTACGCCTCTGGGTACGTGCCCCATTTTCATCAACCGTGAATTTTGGTCTTGTTGATTTCTTTGGTTTTTTGTGGATACTCATCATTACGATTCATGTCGAGAAAGGAGTGACTGAATGGACAAGACCACGATGTCGAATTCGACAGGCAAGCTGACGTCGCGACAACAGGAGTTCCTGCAGTCGCTGACAACTCTGTACAAGGCTTGCAAACAGGCAGTCTCCTACAGGGACGTCGCCAGCGAGATGAAGGTGAGCAAATGGACGGCATATGACGTTCTGCGCGGTCTCTACCAGCGGGGATTTCTGCGGATGGAGCACGAGATCAGGTCCGGCAAAGGCCGGTCGCAGATCCTCTATTCTCCGGCGGAGAGCACGCTTCGCGTGAGCGAAGATACGGGAGACGCCGCAGAGCACAGGACGCTGAAGTGGCTCACGGGCAAGATTGACGAGTATGCCGGATACGGTGTTGTGGAGTCCATCAGGATAGTGGCTCGGCATGTACGCCGCGAGAAGAACCCATTTCAGGTGGTGCTGTATACATCGCTGATGGTGGTTCTCTTCGCCCGCGCCTTCCGTGTAGACATCGATCGGTTGGTAAACACACGCGCGTTTGTTGCTGCGGGACTCTCGGCAGATATGGTTCTGAGGTTGCTCAGCGAAGTCATGTTCTCACTGATGCGCAACGAGGAATGGCTCATGACCAACCTTGCCTCGCTACAGCAGTCGATCCAGGAGTTTACCGAGTGGGAGGAGTCATTTGTGGTCGGCCTTGCACAACTGAGCGCTGGAGAGAAACGTCTCATGGTCTCGGTTATCGGGCGGGCATTTGCATGATAGCGTCTGATAGAATGCTGCAGCAATCACTGGAGGTGATGGTTTCATGAGTTTCAACGTGAAAGAGAGCATCGAACGAACGGTCATCGAAAAGGCAATTGATGGTATTGTGAAGGACCTCAAGAAGGACCCTGAGCACAATCTTGGCAAGGCAATTGACTGGGCTCGGTCCCTCTCGGAGAAGTTCTCGTTTCTACCCGTGTTCAAGACGCAGATCGAGGGCATCAAGGGCATGTTGGACAACGACCGACCCGGCAAGCAGCTTATCATCAATGCTCTGAGAGACACCGACGAGAGCGTCCTCAAGACGTTCATCAAGAGTTTTGTCGTCGAGGCAAGCTGGTTGGGCATTACCAAGCAGCGCAGGATCTCGCAGCAGGAAGGGTTCAACGTGCCCTACTTCATGTTGATCGACCCGACAGAGCGCTGCAA contains:
- a CDS encoding 4-hydroxy-3-methylbut-2-en-1-yl diphosphate synthase; its protein translation is MERRASRVVKAGSVIMGGDHPVVVQTMTKTDTHDVASTVRQIHELELRGCELVRLAVKDMEAARALRAIKREVSIPLVADIHFDPRLALASIEAGVDKIRLNPSNIKDWAMVREVARTAKSASVPIRVGANLGSMDLELTRSERAHALAEEALREARLLEEADFHDIVVSVKSSDVREMVEAVRIVAGCSDYPLHLGVTEAGPLRQSLVKSSAGIGSLLLDGIGDTIRYSISGDPGLEVDAAWMLLAGLDLRRRGAQIVSCPTCGRCEVPDILSLVAQLEERLSEIVKPVTVALMGCVVNGVGEGKAADVGIACGHDQGVLFVRGESVRNVAPSDFIDTLIAEANKL